TATTGATTTTGAACATCCTGTCGTCATCTACAAGAATGGCAGGGGGACGAAGAGGTCCTGGAAGACCTCAGCTTAGTCGGACAGCCCCACCTCCACCAATTCATGCTGCTAATATGGGAACTGCTGGGCAAACGACCATGACTACAACCATCAGACACAGGTTAGTCACCCACTGCTCACTCACACCTCAAATCCATGCAATCAAAATCATGATGAAAAAAAGCTCAATCCATGTGTAACTTACCACATAAGTTTACCATACTTAATTCCCTATAGGAGTCAGCATGATTAAGATTGATGTAGTGTTATAAATATAACTGCAGTGTTGGTCCAGTTCATTGATCGATGGTCAAACTCAAATGGTGGACTCTGGAGGAATAaatctaatttattcctccatgaacAAACCAATCACATCATTGAATTTTTAAATCAGTACTTACACttattaaggcagtggacactattggtaattgtcaaagaccagtcttctcacttggtgtatctcaacatatgcataaaataataatgatgaaaaaaacccttgtcacttgaagttgtgtgctttccgatgcttgatttcgagacctcaaattctaaacctgacgTCTCTAAAACTAAATCAAGTTcttggaaaatgacttctttctcgaaaactacgttaggaaaagtttccgtatggcgccaccactttttcattcgatatgaaataatatagtatctaatttacctcaatgagatatccttttttgtaaaaattagtgaaaaagtggtggcgccatacggaatgttatccctacgttacttcagagggagccgtttctcacaatgttttatattatcaacctctccccattactcgttaccaagttaggttttatgctaataattattttgagtaatgaccaatagtgtccactgtctttaactaacACTTACATTACACTAAGGTTTGATGGGATTTTTAGTCTGTCATCAGTTCAGTTGGCAGTTGGCTTCCACCACTcgcttcaattcaattcttgAATCTTCTTGCCCCCACTGATGGATATGGATGGGCTGCTGGCGCATGCGCATGGCCTGGAGTCAAATCACTACGATGATTGAGCAGTGAGGTGTATTTATAATAGCTTGAAATGAATACCCTTTCAGTCTTATATAATGTGTCAACAAAAATAGGCTGTTTGTGAAATATTGTGTGTAAGCTGCATATGATACATTTGATCATGTTGATTTCTTTTTTCAGTGAATCCATAAATATTTCTTTATTGTCTTAAAAGGAATGGGCCTGGTGCTATGCCAGCTAGTGCCCCACTGACCACGCTTATTACGATTACACCAATCCATCATCCATCTATCCCAGTCCTGCCAGTAGAGGGCAGTCTTACCTTCGAAGTCACGGTGGTCCTCTACCTATTTACTGTGCTGTTTCTACAGTATGTGAACATCTACAAGACTGTCTGGTGGCTGCCTCTGTCACCATCTCAAACAGCTATGGTTTGTACCCACAAGTAGTCTGGTTTCAAAGCATAACTTTTTGTGCTTCTTGTTTTGGAAAACATTCCATAGCAAGTTGTTCACATGCATAATATGAACAAATAGTTTTCTCTAAAGATCAGCCATAAAACTTTAGAGCCAATCCTTTTAAGTgccataaaatataaaataaaataaaaaataaaaaataagttttgtttGCTGGGAAGTAAGATGTCTGGAACTTGCAATCATCAAATTatacaaaatttactttttgttaCTTTACTGGATAGGAGTGTTTTATGACCTGTCCTGTTAAACTGCCTCAAATATATGTAAAATCGTTGTTTATGAGCACTTCTCAGAATTAAAGTTGCACCTCACCATTCAGATTTCCATAATATATTtgttcatttaaagggaaggtacactattggtaattgtcaaagaccagtcttctcacctagtgtatctcaacatatgcataaaataacaaacctgtgaaaacttgagctcaattggtcatcggagttgggagaaaatgatgaaagaaaaaacaccctggacgaatttgtgtgctttcagataggaataaaagacttctagctagaagtcttttattattttagttagaaattacatctatttcaaaatctatgctacttcagagggagtcgtttcccacaatgttttatactatcaacagctctccaatgctcgttaccaagtcggtttttaagttaatgattgttttgagtaaataccaaacgtgtaccttccctttaatcccAACCATGACAAGACCTTAAAATGTAGGACAATGTATTGACTCCCTTGCATGCACTTCACACAGAGACTGTGCCTTGTTTACCATTCGGGAGGCATAAGGTAAGCTTGTAAAGGCTGCATTACCTAAATTCCGCATTTACACTCATATCATGggcattgactcccaaaatggcacaaTCAACATTTTTGTGATGATGATGTCGGGTGAATTTGGTCAGTATCTCCTTTGCCAAAttgaaggattcagaaggactgaTGGCTggaatgtcagacaactcgtccgtcggacaactcgtccgtttggacaactcgacggttcagacaactcgactgttcggacaactcgacggtttggacaactcgactttgagacaactcgacggatggccaagacaagtcgGCGGTTGAACTTTCCTGTATAATTCCTGCGATTCTATAATATTGATCATTATTATTGaccaattattatttatcacaagATAAATGTGGTGTTCCAGTGAAGCCATACTTGCAGAATCATCTTATAGTGACTATCTCGAgactttgtgtaaaaaacagaCTATGAGTATAACTCGAGTTGACTCTATGTGTAGCCATCTAGCAGTTGTcttcaatttattcaaaataaaaggtttaaaaaaaaaacaattaaaacattaaataataaaaacattatacAGCTCTATTATTAGaagatttacttttatttactttattaccaacaacaataacaactcgATCATTGCTCTATGGTACAAGCATGCCGCGGGGTCATGGTAAACAATTATCCGTTTGCCCGGATATAAACCCACCCACCATAATATACCCCCTCCCCCGGGGAACGCCAAGTCGGTGGTCAGTACATCCCCACCCCCAGGCCGCTATTTACCCCTCCCGCCGGCCCCGCGCTGAGCTCCCGTCACGGCcatccgtcgacttgtcttgaccccaagtcgagttgtctgacggttgaataaatcatccgtcgagttgtctgaaccgtcgagttgtccgaacggacgagttgtccgacggacgagttgtctggtcTCCAATGGCTGTAAGGCCTAAATAACGATTTATTATCACTGGGTCAGGCATTCCAATCAAATCCAAAGAATTTGGTGTGAAGTGAAATAAGAGAGGAGGATATTGGAGGATTGAGGTcacctatagacctttatcacggtgtggtcatcttgattttactcaattccaactcattgtaaccaaactgaggctagacgaaataataatagtctggtgccatgtgcaatgaatgttagcattcattactgttattggaaacagggaacatgaccaagatggtgataGCGTGATAAAGGTGTATAGGCGGGCCTAAAGAATAAGGGTTATCtttcaataacaataacacCTTTTTTGgtgtggatgttttttttcctacagAACCTGTACCTGATTGATCCATACCTTGTTGTCTTCATTGTAATTGTACTGACCAGACGTCTTGTGTGGAACTTGGTTACAGAGGTAAGATATtccttggccaaatttcatagaattTGCTTCAGCTAAAGAAATCCTTGCTTGACAATCAAATGAGTTTACCGGCCAAGActtcactcaattgttatgctaagtaaacagcagctaaaaaacagtcacaagcaatgtatatgacaTAAGacttttggccagtaacatgtgtaaaataagcaagctatttgtgcttttaaaagcaatttttgtgcttaagcatctctTTGCACAGGTACAACATTTGTTGAAACACAAACAGCGTGCTTAATttacagctctatgaaattgtcccCTGTAGGACCCTGATCCCTTCATTTGTGTGTAAGTTGTTATCTTGTCACACCTCATATTCCCCTCAGTGTCACAAGCCGACATCTATATTTCAATTTCCAGCACTATGACCAGTGTCTAGACTGGCTAGTTGAAAGATAGATGTGTAACCTCTGGAAGTGTACAATTCTTTCCCTTTCTTaagttaaaaaaacatgatacaACCAATTTGTGGAAGTTTAATTCAGTTTACATGTAGGTGATCAAATTGTCTAGAAAACTCTTTGATGGAAGTTTTTCTGTAGACCATTGATACTACAGAATGTTTATTGTTATAGTAGAAAAATAAGCTTTCAGATTAACAATCTTTCAATTTCAATTACTTTTGCAACAAAAGCTGTAGACCAACTCAGTTTCACGAATGTAAATATGTTCACTACCTCCCTACCTTCACCCTCTTGAAAAGTacgattattttttttcccggtAGGTCTACAAAGACGCCACTGTTTTCTCAGTCCTGTATTACCTGATCAAATCCATCAAACTTGTCATCGCTATTGGCGTCATTGGAGCAGCCTTGTGGTCCCTATGGAAACTGTTCCTCAGCAACTCTCCCTTGAATTTGTTCTTCCTTGCTTACCCGTGAGTATCAATGTTCACACTTTAATAACGGACCGGGTCTTCACGctaacgctcgtgggggacggagcgccgctggcccccacgagccacctctccgacgagtgcctcctgctctgcactttgccgtgcaccCAGAACACCGTCTTGCCACCAAGTCGGGGCCCCGTGCCGGGCCCCCACTGCTTGTAAGGATTCAGATAAAAGCTTCAGTAATTTAAGAGGGTAGCCTTAGCTGTTGATAACAAGACCTTCGTCAGAGAcgcatataaaacaaaataaagaaaatgctACAATCATATGCAGGGACTATACTGTGTTCTTcgataccttaaaggcagtcgacactattggtaataggagactttccaacgggtaaatttccattgtttacgtagttctgaacatgcgcataattctgagaacaatggatttacccggtaagtctgctgccctctatcgtcccagaaagtctcccattgcaaagactagccttcacagttgatgtatctcaacatatgcttaaaatatcaaacctgtgaaaatttgagctcaatcggtcatcgtacttgcgagataataatgaaagaaaaaaacacccttgtcacacgaagttgtgtgcgtttagatggttgattacgCTACCTCAaggtctaaatctgaggtctcgaaatcaaatttgtggaaaattacttctttctcggaaactatggcacttcagagggagccgtttcacacaatgtttttataccatcaaatctccccattacccgttatTTAACAGGGAGCCATaagcacaatttgttttccaagtTACCTTTGGGGCTAAAGCCACTTGGCTCTTGGGTTTGttatatttgtaatattttagtgCAATTTTGTATCTGTTGACTTTATACATTGAAGCAATTTAGGTCTTTTGGCCACATGTTTCAAATTGATGCAATGAGCATAATAAACTtaccagaatttttttttaaagacctaAAAACTTTACAAGAATTATTTGTTTGACCCATAGGTTGGTTTCCTACTTCCTCCTCTACggcttgacctttgaccttaacAAATCCGTTTTCGCCACAACCATCAATAAACTTCTTCAGAAAGGGGAGACATCCACAAACCACTCCTCACCTGAGAAGACCCTCTCCCCAATACCAAATCTGTCTCCCAGTGAGCCGATCCTACATAAGTGTACTCATATCGCTGTGGAGGTCCGCAAGGAGGCAGATATCTTGAAGTATGACTTCAATGCTCGGATGAAGAATGTGCTTTTCAATTCAATGGTGTGTGCTTACTATGTAGGATTCGTTCCTATATGCTTTTTGCAGGTAAGTTGTTTGAATCAGGAAGGTCTAAtggattgttttgtttcaattcCCGGATCAATATTGTCATAAAACTAGAGGAGTAGAGGAAAGATTGTACTCCTCTCACATGTTTGTAttcctaaccccccccccccccccccccccccccccccctaaagcccggttcatacttcctgggaatgcgaATTGACGATagaaatttgcaacgaataatttgaATCAGTttaactctgctcaactcacttgcgaatatcgcgacgctgcgaaaggagagttgtgacgtcaaattcacgtcaaatcgCTTCGCATTGGCATgaggtatgaaccgggctttactctgATGGGCTTGAGTATTCTCATCTTTGTTGATCTAAACTGTCGAAATAATTCtgaatctctctctctcttccttCCTCAGCCGTCCATGAATCTTGATCTATGGTGGGCATGTCTGATGATTGCCTTCGTCTGGATTAATTCCTTCATCATGTTCAGCTCTCATTTCTTGCCAGCATATTACTGCGACACACTCCATCGATGTTCCCTCCATCTTGGCAAATGGCAGAAAGTGGATCACGGCTACGGCAATACTCCACAGCACTTGTAAGTTCAAATAACAAGCTTATGAATAACCCTGGTCGACTTTTGAAATATACTACTCAACTTGTCGCACCTCAAATAGTTGCGAATTCGACACTAGTCGTGACAAAATTGTTAATTCCaaagatgcattgcggcatattgtttgccgcaggcgcaatatagtaaaattTCGTACTGAAAGGAttaaggattgtgtcactgatgtctgattgtatTTTGTAAGTAAATGTGATAGCCCTGAGTgtcacaattggttcaccaaacaggtagtcgcaactatttttgAAGTGGTTGGGCGGCACAAATAATCAAGTAGTTGAAAATTGTTAGTCGCCTCTAGAATAAGCAATCAATAGTGGTGACTACGACACCagtcgcactagtcgcccaggcttaatcTTAACAACTGGCTGTTCCAGATTTTGCATGTCTTTTAATGTATAATTTTTTAACATGACATTTTAGTATTGCCATGTAATGCTACCAACAATGTGCTGTCTTTTAAACCGAAATACATAAATGAACAATCTTTATTCAGAAACTGGTTAATTATTTTCATGTCCATAGATGGTCTGATTCAACAGTGTGGCCACAGGGTGTCTTAGTGCGATACAACAAGGGTCTTTACAAAGCAATGGGACAACAGAATGTAGCTCTACCGTCAGAGGGATCCTATGGTAGATTCTATGTAAGTTATTACTCCTcaccttttgttttaaagacactggacaccattggtaattgtcaaagaccagtcttctcacttggtgtatctcaacatatgcataaaataacaaacctgtgaaaatttgagctcaatcggttttcgaagttgcgagataataatgaaagaaaaaacacccttgtcacacgaagttgtgtgctttcagatgcttgatttcgagacctcaaattctaaatctgaggtctcaaaatcaaattcgtggaaaattatttctttctcaacaagtatgttacttcagagggagccatttctcacagtgttttatactatcaacagctcctcattactcgttaccaaataaggttttatgctaataattattttgagtaattaccaatagtgtccactgcctttaagatgaccTTGTTTCATGCATTATAATTTTTCAAAGAGCTCTTCCTGTAGGATTACTATCATCAGGGTCattgtgtttttaataaaacaaaaacgaacGATACCATTCCCTTTGTGACTGGTCAATCATTTCCACTAGAGCTTATTGGGATTGAAAGGGACTCATAGTTGACTTCTTGTTACAATTCTGGCTCACATGGTGCCTGACTCCTTGATCATCGATGATGTTGGCAATGAGTTTAACAGTACATGTCCACGATAAAACTTTGATTATCTTACATTTTTTCTTCGTTCTTTTTCAGTTTATGTTCCACCAGCCTTTGAGAGTCTTGAATGGCCTTCTTAGCCTTCAGGTGGTTGTCATCTTATTCCAGTTGTACCTTCTTGCAATGCACTCTCACTGGAATCATGTTATCTCCCTGTCTCTACTCCTCTTCTGTAACTACTACGTTCTCTTCAGGCTTCTGAGAGATCGTTTTATCCTGGGCCAGGCTTACCACGTCAAAGAGCAAGACGTTGAATAACCTTCAAGTCTGTCTCTTTTGTAAATACATTATATTCTGTTCATACTAAGGAAATAGACCTAGGAGTAGCTGCTTCTCTTTTCTCTGGAATTTGTCTTCTGTCTACAACCCAAGATGACTTCATCTGGAGTCATGCAGACCACATGGAAAGGGAAGTATTACAAGCCAAGTAGATATTAGTTTCAATGCCACAAACCATCTGATCTCACGATAGATGAGTCTTCAAGTTGTCTTTGATATGAAGTTGTAAATCAGTTGATAAACAAATCTTTAGATTTTACTGAGTAGTTAACATTTAActaatgtttaaatttgttagTTATTTACTTTTGTCTGCACTAAGTTACTAGAAGGGGAATGTTATTTACATTcatatttttgatattttgctgtcatcacaaacaaataatttttttaaaatggctttttaaaatgtaataaacCTTACATTTAATGCATAGAAACGAACGATgtgttatcattattttttaatggtGGATTATAATGAACCTTTCCCTTTCCTAGCAACCTGTAtgtaaaaacaaagcaaacgaCAAAAGAAATTTGCTTTTGAATCTCAGACTCGTTTTCATTTGTGAGATTAGATTACATTGTGTTTGGACCGTTATAGCATTGAGTGCGTTGTC
Above is a window of Asterias rubens chromosome 11, eAstRub1.3, whole genome shotgun sequence DNA encoding:
- the LOC117296362 gene encoding transmembrane protein 39A-like, translating into MAGGRRGPGRPQLSRTAPPPPIHAANMGTAGQTTMTTTIRHRNGPGAMPASAPLTTLITITPIHHPSIPVLPVEGSLTFEVTVVLYLFTVLFLQYVNIYKTVWWLPLSPSQTAMNLYLIDPYLVVFIVIVLTRRLVWNLVTEVYKDATVFSVLYYLIKSIKLVIAIGVIGAALWSLWKLFLSNSPLNLFFLAYPLVSYFLLYGLTFDLNKSVFATTINKLLQKGETSTNHSSPEKTLSPIPNLSPSEPILHKCTHIAVEVRKEADILKYDFNARMKNVLFNSMVCAYYVGFVPICFLQPSMNLDLWWACLMIAFVWINSFIMFSSHFLPAYYCDTLHRCSLHLGKWQKVDHGYGNTPQHLWSDSTVWPQGVLVRYNKGLYKAMGQQNVALPSEGSYGRFYFMFHQPLRVLNGLLSLQVVVILFQLYLLAMHSHWNHVISLSLLLFCNYYVLFRLLRDRFILGQAYHVKEQDVE